The region GATGCGGATATAGCAGCGCGTAAATATCATCTTACCGCCATGCAGGCGGGTAGTTTGGCACGAATGGCAGGGGCGAAAAAGCTAACAACATTTCACTATTCCCCGAAGTATAAAGGGTATGGGAATCTTCTGATGGAAGAGGCCATGAAAGCGTTCAACGGCGACAGATAAGCCATTCCCTATTTATCGGGAATCGATCTACGAACAACGAATTTAAACTTTTGCGATCTGGAATCCTTTTAGCTGGATGGCCACCGCCCGCTGAAGAAGGTCAATAGATACGACGAAGAGTTCCTTTTTATAGTCAATCTTAACTACAATTCCTTCAATACCTTTGAATGGGCCGTCCATTATCAGGGCTGGTTCACCTGCCTTTGGATACTGGAAGTGCTGAATCTCTACCTTTGATTCAACGAGCCGCTGTATGGCACCTATCTTTTCATCTGGGACAGGTATCGGTTCATGGCTGTTTGGTTTCCCCAGCATTCTGACCACGCCGAAGGTCTTGAGAACATCCACTTTTGTGTAATTGTCTAAGGAAAATACTTCTGTAAACAGATACCCGGGAAACATCGGTACCATGATCTTCTTTTTTCGATCCTTTCTTTTGCTCCATACCTCGATCTTGGGTAAAAAAACATTGAAGGATTTTTGAAGAAGACCTAAATGTACTTTGTCTTCATGACGACTTCTTGTATGTACTGCATACCAGGGCATCAGACGTTCTCTCTTTGGAATGTTGCATTGCTGAATGTTTTCCTATAATAATTAATGAATATTTTCAAGATTAAATTAGGGACCACAAAATAGACATTGAAAATAAAGACTGTCCTCCCCATCCAGTTGAGAGCTTTGCATAATACCAATATTGTCATTGCGAGCAAAGCGAAGCAATCTCGCAACATATTGACAATTCATAAGATTGCCGCGTCGCTAAAGCTCCTCGCAATGACCAGAATTGCAGTTTTGCAAAGCTCTCCCAGTAGGACAGCCGTCTCGGCTGTCTAAGCGATTCACCGTTATGGACAGGCGGGACGCCTGTCCTACTGTGTTGGAAGGGTCAAAGTCCCTATTAAATGAGAGAGAAGAACTATGATATTTCAAATATCCGATATCAAAATTTTTCTGGATGAAGGGGAAGATGTCCTGCGAAAGAAGGCATCGTTGCTTCTCGGTGTTTCGCCGGAAGAGGTTTCTTCTCTGAAAGTCGTCAAAAAATCTCTGGATGCCAGGCGCAGCAGACCGCCATGTTTTATTTATGCGGTAGAGGTGTCTGTTTCCGATGAAGTGGCTGCGAGATGCAGGGTTGATGGCAAGGTAAAGATTAAAAGTGTTATATATGAAGCGCTGCCGAAACATTCGCCGGTTCTCCTTAAACCTGACAAGAGGCCTGTCATTGTCGGATGCGGGCCGGCTGGTCTTTTTGCCGCGTTAACTCTCGCGAGAAAGGGAATCCCCGTTCTTCTCCTTGAGATGGGCAAAAAGGTGGATGAAAGGGTCGTCGATGTAAATACCTTTTGGAAGAAAGGCATACTTGACGAAAGTAGCAATGTCCATTTCGGTGAGGGCGGTGCCGGCACCTTTTCTGACGGAAAGCTGACGACCAGGATCAGGAGCGCAAATCTGGGTTTCATAAAGAAAACACTTATAGATATGGGTGCAGCTTCGGATATTATGACCTATGCCAAACCTCATATCGGTACGGATTGCCTGCGGGAGGTGTTGGTAAATTTCAGGGAAGAGCTTGTTGAGCTTGGATGTGAAATAAGATTTGGAGCCAGGGTTACAGATTTTATAATTAATGAGGGC is a window of Syntrophales bacterium DNA encoding:
- a CDS encoding UpxY family transcription antiterminator produces the protein MPWYAVHTRSRHEDKVHLGLLQKSFNVFLPKIEVWSKRKDRKKKIMVPMFPGYLFTEVFSLDNYTKVDVLKTFGVVRMLGKPNSHEPIPVPDEKIGAIQRLVESKVEIQHFQYPKAGEPALIMDGPFKGIEGIVVKIDYKKELFVVSIDLLQRAVAIQLKGFQIAKV